One Fusarium falciforme chromosome 12, complete sequence DNA window includes the following coding sequences:
- a CDS encoding Alpha-L-rhamnosidase, with amino-acid sequence MGDLSQDFPSCTEEITIAELKAEHYQNGFGIFHPAPRLSWRFSATTVRDWKQSAYEIVIKRRGKTESFRVDSSKSSLVPWPSSALVSREAVHISVRATGTNGVQTGWAELRAEAALLKRNDWEASLISGPPQDADKPKPPFRMRKTFAYDGGPARFYATAHGIYQVEINGHVVGDQVLSPGWQSYRHRLHYQTYDVTRYLLPGHNTIGVYLGEGWFAGRLGRPGVSNIWGDRLGFLGQLEANGQVICRTDHTWEVLVDGPVLSSEIYNGEVYDSRQHDPFWATPQASSGKLYPSVEVLPFPGAVLIAPEAPPVRRVLELQPQRLITTSSGKKVLDFGQNLAGWLRVNIDIPGTGTVTIRHAEVMEHGELGTRPLRTARASTLIHLGGQTRGYEPKFTFYGFRYAEVTGYDACSLSDFTAIVISSDLRRTGTFECSHDHINKLHENTIWSMRGNFISVPTDCPQRDERLGWTGDIQVFTPTASFLYDTAAFIGGWLQDVEADQGDLGGVVPNVVPSIPMPPKHNEKKAMAAWGDTVILTPWDLYHFFGDEQHLRKQWDSMKLWLNKGIPRDERGSYSTEMPQFGDWLDPRSPPALPGHTPTDPYLVANAYLVHATEVASKVAGRLGEVEDAQRYRNDARRLRKLFRDEYISPKGRLSSDTQTSYVLALHFNLLDSEVEIQTARSRLDWLTRWEAFKINTGFVGTPHILPTLANVDMVGTAYRMLQERDCPSWLYPITMGATTIWERWNSMLPDGSINPGQMTSFNHYALGAVCHFLHAYVAGLSSASPGWESAIIRPRPGGTIRWARATYDSPVGPYSVYWRCESGVMKTNVSIPPNGEAHVVLPGIDAVVGSGEYSYETEWHEDLTWPPQIIQGAQGAPVEAMYVP; translated from the exons ATGGGAGACCTCAGTCAAGACTTCCCGTCATGCACGGAAGAAATCACGATCGCCGAGCTGAAGGCGGAACACTATCAAAATGGGTTTGGGATATTCCATCCTGCACCCAGACTGTCGTGGCGATTTTCCGCAACCACTGTGCGCGACTGGAAGCAGTCAGCTTATGAGATTGTCATCAAGCGGCGAGGAAAGACAGAGTCTTTCCGAGTCGATTCGTCTAAATCTTCACTTGTACCTTGGCCGTCATCGGCGTTGGTTTCGAGAGAAGCCGTTCACATCAGTGTACGAGCTACTGGCACAAACGGAGTGCAGACAGGTTGGGCGGAGCTTAGAGCCGAGGCTGCCCTCTTGAAGCGAAACGATTGGGAGGCAAGCTTGATAAGTGGCCCACCTCAAGATGCCGACAAGCCTAAGCCGCCATTTCGCATGAGGAAGACCTTTGCATACGACGGCGGGCCTGCTCGTTTTTATGCCACCGCCCACGGCATCTATCAAGTGGAAATCAACGGCCATGTGGTTGGCGATCAAGTGCTTTCTCCCGGGTGGCAGTCATATCGACACCGACTACACTACCAGACGTATGACGTTACCAGATATTTGCTTCCAGGACACAATACGATCGGAGTGTATCTAGGTGAAGGCTGGTTTGCTGGAAGGCTCGGACGCCCAGGAGTCTCCAACATATGGGGGGACCGGTTGGGGTTTCTAGGTCAGCTTGAGGCGAATGGCCAGGTCATTTGCCGAACTGACCACACCTGGGAGGTCCTCGTCGACGGTCCTGTCCTCAGTTCCGAGATTTACAACGGCGAAGTCTATGACAGCAGACAACATGACCCGTTTTGGGCCACTCCTCAGGCATCTTCCGGCAAGCTTTACCCTTCTGTTGAGGTTCTTCCGTTTCCAGGAGCCGTTTTGATAGCGCCTGAAGCGCCTCCTGTTCGTCGTGTCCTGGAGCTGCAGCCGCAAAGACTCATCACAACATCGAGCGGAAAGAAGGTCCTAGACTTTGGGCAGAATCTGGCTGGTTGGCTGAGGGTGAATATCGACATTCCTGGGACAGGAACTGTTACCATTCGACATGCAGAAGTCATGGAACATGGTGAACTAGGAACGAGACCACTGAGAACGGCCAGGGCGAGCACCTTGATACACCTGGGAGGTCAGACGCGCGGGTACGAACCAAAGTTCACATTCTATGGTTTTAG ATACGCGGAAGTGACGGGCTACGACGCCTGCAGCCTCTCCGACTTCACAGCGATTGTGATTTCTTCAGATCTTCGCAGGACTGGAACATTTGAATGCTCCCATGATCATATCAACAAGCTTCACGAAAACACTATATGGTCAATGCGGGGAAACTTTATTTCTGTCCCTACGGATTGCCCCCAACGCGACGAGCGGTTAGGGTGGACAGGCGATATTCAGGTCTTCACCCCCACCGCAAGTTTCCTTTACGATACAGCGGCGTTCATCGGAGGCTGGCTCCAGGACGTCGAGGCCGATCAGGGAGACCTAGGAGGGGTCGTTCCTAACGTCGTTCCCTCCATCCCTATGCCTCCGAAGCATAATGAAAAGAAGGCTATGGCAGCTTGGGGTGACACTGTGATTCTCACACCGTGGGATCTATACCACTTCTTCGGAGACGAACAGCATTTAAGGAAGCAATGGGATAGTATGAAATTGTGGCTCAACAAGGGGATCCCTCGTGACGAGCGGGGGAGTTATTCCACCGAGATGCCTCAGTTCGGCGATTGGCTCGACCCTCGGTCTCCGCCTGCTCTTCCTGGGCACACACCCACTGATCCGTACTTGGTTGCCAATGCCTACTTGGTTCATGCCACCGAAGTTGCTTCCAAAGTCGCTGGTCGGTTGGGCGAAGTTGAAGACGCGCAGCGCTACCGAAACGACGCGCGGAGGTTACGCAAGCTGTTCCGAGACGAATACATTTCGCCCAAGGGAAGGCTTTCGTCAGACACTCAGACGAGCTACGTCCTGGCTCTCCACTTTAACCTCCTGGATAGTGAGGTTGAAATACAGACTGCGCGGTCCAGACTTGACTGGCTGACCAGATGGGAAGCCTTCAAGATCAACACTGGGTTTGTGGGGACGCCGCACATCCTACCTACCTTGGCCAATGTCGACATGGTGGGCACAGCATATAGGATGCTTCAGGAACGCGACTGTCCTAGCTGGCTGTATCCTATCACGATGGGCGCAACCACAATT TGGGAGCGTTGGAACTCCATGCTCCCCGACGGGTCCATCAATCCCGGCCAAATGACGTCTTTCAACCACTATGCTCTGGGCGCCGTATGCCACTTTCTCCATGCATACGTGGCTGGTTTGTCTTCGGCCTCACCTGGTTGGGAGTCCGCCATCATCCGTCCACGGCCTGGTGGTACAATCCGATGGGCTCGGGCCACGTATGACTCGCCCGTAGGACCGTACAGTGTGTATTGGAGGTGTGAATCAGGCGTCATGAAGACGAATGTATCAATTCCACCAAACGGCGAAGCGCATGTAGTTCTGCCTGGGATTGATGCCGTCGTTGGCAGCGGAGAATATTCTTATGAGACGGAGTGGCATGAGGATTTGACATGGCCTCCACAAATTATCCAGGGTGCACAGGGAGCTCCTGTTGAGGCTATGTATGTCCCTTGA
- a CDS encoding Peptidase-M24 domain-containing protein, which translates to MGSPETHNDSAAVLMYHKHHQTNLRSRLPWCLAAVALICTAFLFTNTPLCQHRNSQAHGTLDVDKVQQCAIDNLKADLSFLDNAKPIEAQEFLERRDKLARALATNGVDAFVLEPGYTFQYYGNISQVDWEPWEPEERPFLMLVLPETLADGQVKAKTAFLSPSFEEGRVRMLGIPSHDEELDIVIWEEHWNPYETLLKSRLFKGKTGIKLMMDEEIRDYITRGLESVGFETVGLTPEAELVRQQKSKAEVELLRAVNTGTVVAVRAMRPCLVPGLTEDQVTTILDNALLSIGFSLFFNIVLFEEHGALPHGGFVTGGKKLTYHSMIVIDVGAHYLGYSSDICRSFLIDRPEKDAEIAEDPLRDEKEKVWQIVLDAQTAAAKAFQPNNTAASVDIAARTVIENAGYGYGFTHRLGHGIGIKAHESPYLNKFNKKALLQPGMTFTNEPGIYLEGKFGVRHEDIYLVKEDGEAELLTGTRATGLREP; encoded by the coding sequence ATGGGTTCTCCGGAAACACACAACGATTCAGCCGCGGTACTGATGTACCACAAACACCACCAGACCAACCTCAGATCGAGACTGCCATGGTGTTTAGCCGCAGTCGCCCTGATTTGCACAGCTTTCCTCTTCACCAACACCCCCCTTTGCCAGCACAGGAACTCTCAGGCACACGGCACTCTTGACGTCGACAAGGTGCAGCAATGTGCCATTGATAATCTCAAAGCCGATCTTTCGTTCCTCGACAATGCCAAGCCAATCGAAGCTCAAGAATTCCTAGAACGCCGGGACAAGCTGGCGAGGGCGCTGGCCACAAACGGCGTCGACGCCTTCGTCCTGGAGCCTGGCTACACATTCCAGTACTATGGTAACATCTCCCAGGTGGACTGGGAGCCTTGGGAGCCCGAGGAGCGGCCCTTCTTGATGCTTGTCCTCCCCGAGACTTTGGCAGATGGCcaagtcaaggccaagacagcCTTCCTGTCGCCCAGCTTCGAGGAGGGTCGTGTCCGCATGCTCGGTATTCCTTCTCATGATGAAGAACTGGATATTGTAATCTGGGAGGAGCACTGGAACCCTTACGAGACTCTTCTCAAGTCGCGGCTGTTCAAGGGCAAGACGGGAATCAAGCtcatgatggatgaggaGATACGAGACTACATCACCCGCGGACTGGAATCTGTCGGCTTCGAGACAGTCGGTCTTACCCCTGAGGCTGAACTCGTCAGACAGCAGAAGAGCAAGGCCGAAGTTGAGCTACTTCGAGCCGTCAACACGGGTACCGTTGTTGCCGTGAGGGCGATGCGTCCTTGTCTAGTTCCTGGCTTGACCGAGGACCAAGTGACGACGATTCTCGACAACGCACTGCTCTCTATCGGCTTTagcctcttcttcaacattGTTCTTTTCGAGGAGCACGGCGCTCTGCCGCACGGAGGCTTTGTCACAGGgggcaagaagctcaccTATCATAGCATGATCGTCATCGATGTCGGTGCCCATTACTTGGGCTACTCGTCTGACATCTGCCGCAGCTTCCTCATCGACCGGCCAGAGAAGGATGCCGAAATCGCCGAGGATCCTCTCCGTGATGAAAAGGAAAAGGTTTGGCAAATCGTACTCGACGCCCAAACGGCCGCTGCCAAGGCTTTCCAACCAAACAACACGGCAGCCAGCGTTGACATTGCGGCCCGCACGGTCATCGAGAACGCCGGCTATGGCTATGGCTTTACCCATCGCTTGGGTCATGGCATCGGCATCAAGGCTCACGAGTCGCCGTATCTGAACAAGTTCAACAAGAAGGCGCTTCTGCAGCCAGGCATGACTTTTACCAATGAGCCGGGCATCTACCTCGAGGGCAAGTTTGGCGTGCGCCACGAAGACATTTACTTGGTCAAGGAAGATGGGGAGGCTGAGTTGCTGACGGGAACAAGAGCTACTGGCCTGCGAGAGCCTTGA
- a CDS encoding MFS domain-containing protein → MTTQVQSLAVEPHLDTVDNHTDDKKHASDTGAEAEVGTVVDGPEKTYYSRLSVWLMVLFSGLAIGSDGYNAAVIGNVQLIMKVLYPDALTSSISTRLSNAFLIGMIIGMLFFGLIVDQFGRKTGAVATTILLVLGIALSAGASGGTDVGLFWMLIVARGVAGVGAGGEYPVSGAGAAEATDESAQYRKHRGFMFAMLADLSASLGYVWAGLTPLLLLLCVNQKESKYAIVWRTTFALGAFPPLVIFWFRMRMSVATAYRKSSMRKQRVPYWLALKRYYRPLIGVATCWFLYNWISIPFGIFSSTIMSRANVGDSIVKNLGWGVVINCFYIPGPFIGGYLSDKIGRRKTMALGFTLQACLGFVLGGAEEQIQTIFPLFVVLYGIFLTLGEVGPGSTVVLAASECFPTSIRGQMLGFIAAWSKAGAAIGTQVFTAILNSYTDDPSKGNQVAFLIGSAFAVLGAVVAYFVIPDVSRRLEDDDEAWKAYLEANGWDATWGDSETKDPSGVVMNRTAS, encoded by the exons ATGACTACTCAGGTTCAAAGCCTGGCCGTTGAGCCGCATCTAGATACTGTCGACAACCACACAGACGACAAGAAGCATGCCTCAGACACCggagccgaggccgaggtcgGCACTGTCGTAGACGGCCCTGAAAAGACCTACTACAGCAGGCTCTCTGTCTGGCTGATGGTGCTCTTTTCTGGTCTAGCAATCGGCTCTGACGGATA TAATGCCGCCGTGATTGGAAATGTCCAGCTTATCATGAAGGTCCTGTATCCAGACGCTCTGACGAGTTCTATCTCTACGCGTCTGAGTAACGCCTTTCTGATCGGCATGATCATTGGCATGCTCTTCTTTGGTCTCATTGTCGACCAGTTTGGTCGCAAGACCGGTGCTGTCGCCACCACAATCCTTTTGGTGCTGGGAATTGCTCTTTCGGCTGGTGCGAGTGGCGGTACTGATGTCGGTCTCTTCTGGATGCTCATCGTTGCTCGTGGTGTCGCTGGTGTTGGCGCTGGCGGCGAGTACCCCGTGTCTGGTGCCGGTGCCGCAGAGGCAACTGATGAGAGCGCCCAGTACCGTAAACACCGAGGCTTCATGTTTGCCATGCTTGCTGATCTGTCGGCGTCCCTGGGCTACGTCTGGGCCGGTCTTACGCCACTGCTCTTGCTCCTCTGCGTCAACCAGAAAGAGAGCAAGTACGCCATCGTCTGGCGAACCACCTTTGCACTCGGAGCATTTCCCCCTCTGGTCATCTTCTGGTTCCGCATGCGCATGTCGGTTGCCACGGCGTACCGAAAGTCGTCGATGCGCAAGCAGCGTGTGCCGTATTGGCTTGCGCTTAAGAGATATTACCGTCCCTTGATCGGCGTGGCAACTTGTTGGTTTCTGTACAATTGGATCTCAATTCCCTTTGGCATCTTTAGCTCGACCATCATGTCTCGAGCCAACGTTGGAGACAGCATCGTCAAGAACTTGGGATGGGGCGTCGTCATCAACTGCTTCTATATCCCGGGCCCCTTTATTGGAGGTTACCTCTCTGATAAGATTGGCCGCCGCAAGACCATGGCATTGGGCTTCACTCTTCAGGCTTGTCTTGGCTTTGTTCTCGGTGGAGCTGAGGAGCAGATTCAGACCATCTTTCCCCTTTTCGTCGTTTTATACGGCATCTTCCTGACGCTCGGTGAAGTTGGCCCCGGCAG TACCGTTGTCCTGGCCGCCTCTGAGTGCTTCCCTACCTCTATCCGCGGCCAGATGCTGGGCTTCATAGCCGCGTGGTCCAAGGCCGGGGCTGCCATTGGAACCCAGGTCTTCACGGCCATCCTCAACTCATACACCGACGACCCTTCCAAGGGCAACCAGGTGGCTTTCTTGATTGGATCCGCATTTGCCGTGCTGGGCGCTGTTGTTGCGTACTTTGTCATCCCTGACGTCTCGCGACGCCtggaggacgatgatgaggcatGGAAGGCTTATTTGGAAGCCAACGGCTGGGATGCCACATGGGGTGAttccgagaccaaggatcCTTCAGGAGTGGTTATGAACAGGACTGCTTCCTAA
- a CDS encoding Phosphate transporter, whose translation MVLEAYTYVFALGTCFALLEAYNNGANDVANAWATSVSSRSVTYRGAMILCCIFELLGALTVGARTASTIKNGIIPMEAFRDNAGVQLLAFACASAGASLWVMWCTRHNAHVSSTYSLISSLAGVGIATVGASKVQWGWNGGQGLGAIFAGLGMAPAIAGCFGAIIFMLVKLVVHVRKNPVPWAVWTSPFFFLIAGTICTLSIVYKGSPRLGLTEKPAWYIASVTLGVGFGLFILSAIFFVPFVHAVVIKRDYTLRWWDAWQGPLLFKRPAPPDAENARVPNYAVIQHDAEDDQASNQDSETQYDPKKGSNDDEITPAHPAHEVTNEKHTLNLAESTQEGYQRMLRENTEKHHAKLRKSRGPLGWAMRTLHANPIGAGSIHETHNLIAIVKRIPAQIVVALLYGAHYDIHTAQIGIEGTPEGKRMARVYAKAPKYSNEVEYLYSFVQIITACTASFAHGANDVGNAVGVWAGMYAAWHSGKPAEKKADVPLWQIGIVAATICIGFITYGYNIMKVMGNKITYHSPSRGSSMEMGAAITVLVFSQYKLPVSTSMCITGATVGVGLCNGSLSAVNWKRVFLLVFSWIMTIPIAGLIGGCLMGLALNAPHF comes from the exons ATGGTGCTCGAGGCTTACACCTACGTCTTTGCCCTAGGCACTTGCTTCGCCCTGCTCGAGGCCTACAACAACGGTGCCA ACGATGTCGCCAACGCTTGGGCTACCAGCGTCTCATCGCGCTCGGTTACCTACCGAGGCGCCATGATCCTCTGCTGTATCTTCGAACTCCTCGGCGCCCTCACAGTCGGCGCCCGAACCGCCTCGACCATCAAGAACGGTATCATCCCCATGGAGGCCTTCCGTGACAACGCCGGCGTCCAGCTTCTCGCCTTCGCCTGTGCCTCCGCCGGTGCCTCTCTCTGGGTTATGTGGTGCACCCGACACAATGCCCACGTCTCTTCGACCTACTCTCTCATTTCCTCGCTCGCTGGTGTTGGTATCGCTACCGTCGGTGCTAGCAAGGTCCAATGGGGCTGGAACGGCGGCCAGGGTCTCGGTGCCATCTTTGCTGGTCTCGGTATGGCTCCCGCCATCGCCGGCTGCTTCggtgccatcatcttcatgcTTGTTAAGCTTGTTGTCCACGTCCGCAAGAACCCTGTCCCCTGGGCTGTCTGGAcctctcccttcttcttcctgatCGCCGGTACTATCTGCACGCTCTCTATCGTCTACAAGGGTTCTCCCCGCCTTGGTCTCACTGAGAAGCCCGCCTGGTACATCGCTTCCGTCACCCTGGGTGTCGGCTTCGGTCTGTTCATCCTGtctgccatcttcttcgtccCCTTCGTGCACGCTGTCGTCATCAAGCGCGACTACACCCTCCGCTGGTGGGATGCCTGGCAAGGACCCCTCCTGTTCAAGCGCCCTGCTCCTCCTGATGCTGAGAACGCCCGTGTCCCCAACTACGCCGTCATCCAGCACGACGCCGAGGACGACCAGGCCTCCAACCAGGACTCCGAGACCCAGTACGACCCCAAGAAGGGCAGCAACGACGATGAGATCACCCCCGCCCACCCCGCCCATGAGGTCACCAACGAGAAGCACACCCTCAACCTTGCCGAGTCTACTCAGGAGGGCTACCAGCGAATGCTTCGTGAGAACACTGAGAAGCACCACGCCAAGCTCCGCAAGTCCCGTGGTCCTCTTGGCTGGGCTATGCGCACTCTCCACGCCAACCCCATCGGTGCCGGTTCCATCCACGAGACTCACAACCTGATCGCCATCGTCAAGCGCATCCCCGCCCAGATCGTCGTCGCTCTCCTCTATGGTGCCCACTACGACATCCACACTGCTCAGATCGGTATCGAGGGTACTCCCGAGGGTAAGCGCATGGCTCGCGTCTACGCCAAGGCCCCCAAGTACTCCAACGAGGTTGAGTACCTGTACTCTTTCGTTCAGATCATCACTGCCTGCACTGCTTCCTTCGCTCACGGTGCCAACGATGTCGGTAACGCTGTCGGTGTCTGGGCTGGTATGTACGCTGCTTGGCACTCTGGCAAGCctgccgagaagaaggccgatgTCCCTCTCTGGCAGATTGGTATTGTCGCCGCCACCATTTGCATTGGTTTCATCACCTACGGATACAACATCATGAAGG TTATGGGTAACAAGATCACCTACCACTCCCCCAGCCGTGGCTCCTCCATGGAGATGGGTGCCGCCATCACCGTCCTCGTCTTCTCCCAGTACAAGCTCCCCGTCTCCACCTCCATGTGCATCACTGGTGCCACCGTCGGTGTCGGTCTCTGCAACGGCAGCCTGAGCGCCGTCAACTGGAAGCGAGTCTtcctcttggtcttctcctgGATCATGACCATCCCCATCGCCGGTCTCATCGGTGGCTGTCTCATGGGTCTTGCCCTCAACGCCCCTCACTTTTAA
- a CDS encoding MFS domain-containing protein — protein sequence MTTGILDNDNDMYTKPGSSVRCVERHEGVALKSSHDKLGLRASAWRFRKAVLVCNLLCIAAACDGFQINLNGNIIANQGFINHVGFLNDEGEYVLKAQYTALWGALQSLGQILGMLLLNPVSDRIGRKQTLYVLWVILAASIAIETVVRDWKDWAGAKLLAGAGIGALQATLPVYITEWSPVNIRGAMVLTYGFWNTIGNFLAPMILTIMHAVNPLDYKTPILTQWGFLGLMLPIFIWLPETPAYYAERDQDELGKKTLKRVNGHVQDYDVETEYAIIKNTILEERNLREENGLNDKSFADIVTTYLACFKGSNARRTLGAALPACAQQLTGLSFLNTYASLFFKQSGFDNAFLISTILTIIQLVSALALILISDKAGRRSPTFVSVIGCSLSMMVVGILGFVNKTTPIQNLLIFVACVWAFFNKALGSIGWAFVGEVASQKLRARTAGVAAASSVVFGLTFNTTVPLMLDTNGADWNYKTAWLFFGTGLVTTLVVYFYVPEPSQRNPAEMDEMYEKHVPARKMRKYVTDVQKAAHVNDHPTA from the exons ATGACAACTGGCATACTGGATAACGACAATGACATGTACACCAAGCCTGGCAGTTCCGTGCGCTGCGTTGAGAGACACGAGGGCGTTGCCCTCAAGTCGAGTCACGACAAACTTGGCCTACGAGCTTCCGCATGGAGATTTCGAAAG GCTGTTCTTGTTTGCAATCTTCTTTGTATTGCTGCTGCCTGTGATGGCTTCCAAATCAATCTCAATG GAAATATTATTGCCAACCAAGGGTTTATCAACCACGTCGGATTCCTGAACGATGAAGGAGAATATGTGCTGAAAGCTCAGTATACCGCTCTCTGGGGCGCTCTGCAGTCTCTGGGTCAGATCTTGGGCATGCTCTTACTCAACCCTGTTTCAGACAGGATTGGACGCAAGCAGACATTGTATGTTCTCTGGGTGATACTAGCAGCG TCTATTGCTATCGAAACCGTCGTTCGTGACTGGAAGGATTGGGCGGGAGCCAAACTTCTAGCTGGAGCCGGGATTGGTGCACTCCAGGCGACATTGCCCGTCTACATCACAGAATGGTCTCCTGTCAATATTCGAGGCGCCATGGTACTCACTTATGGATTCTGGAACACCATCGGCAACTTCTTGGCTCCCATGATTCTCACAATCATGCATGCCGTCAACCCGCTGGATTACAAAACTCCCATCTTGACTCAGTGGGGCTTCCTAGGCCTGATGCTGCCAATATTCATTTGGCTTCCAGAGACCCCCG CCTACTATGCGGAGAGGGATCAAGACGAGCTAGGCAAGAAGACACTGAAGCGTGTCAACGGTCACGTGCAAGATTACGACGTCGAGACAGAGTACGCCATCATCAAAAACACGATACTTGAGGAAAGGAACCTACGAGAGGAAAATGGGCTGAACGACAAGTCTTTTGCCGACATCGTCACAACCTATTTGGCTTGCTTCAAGGGCTCCAATGCTCGCAGGACCCTTGGCGCCGCCCTGCCGGCCTGTGCCCAGCAACTGACCGGCCTTTCTTTCTTAAACACCTACGCAAGCTTATTCTTTAAGCAGAGTGGCTTTGATAACGCTTTCCTCATATCCACCATTTTGA CTATTATCCAGCTCGTCTCCGCATTGGCTTTGATCCTCATTTCCGACAAGGCTGGTCGAAGAAGTCCTACATTTGTCTCTGTTATCGGCTGCTCGTTGAGCATGATGGTAGTCGGAATCCTCGGCTTCGTAAACAAGACGACACCGATTCAaaacctcctcatcttcgttgCTTGCGTTTGGGccttctttaataaagctc TTGGCAGCATTGGATGGGCTTTTGTTGGCGAAGTAGCGTCGCAAAAGCTTCGCGCTCGTACTGCCGGCGTGGCAGCAGCATCGTCAGTTGTTTTTGGTCtcaccttcaacaccacagTTCCTCTCATGC TGGACACCAATGGTGCTGACTGGAACTATAAAACAGCATGGCTGTTTTTCGGCACTGGATTGGTGACTACTCTTGTTGTCTACTTTTATGTGCCCGAGCCTTCGCAGCGGAATCCAGCCGAGATGGATGAAATGTATGAGAAACATGTCCCTGCTCGAAAGATGCGCAAGTACGTTACCGATGTGCAGAAAGCTGCCCATGTTAACGACCATCCGACTGCGTAA